ATTTGGTCAATTCTAAACTGGAAATTTCCTTTTGGGCTAATTTCTCATGAGCTTCTTTAATGGTTAATTTATTTAACTCGGTCATAATAATTTTAATGGGTAATACAATGGTAAAATATTGTAATATGGTGGTAATACAATTGTTTTACAATTTTCTTATCATTGCCTTACAATTTATTACAAACACTTTCAAAACACACTTTTTGTCTTAATTAGGTCATCCTCCCATTCCGCCGCCTGCTTAACCAATTCTTTTTGAAAATCACACTGGTCAATCTTATCTTCACGATAAACATTTTCTAAGCCTGTCACTTGCGCAGTAATTTCCACATTGTCAGTATTAACTTCATTTAATTTTTCCACGTAATCCAAAACCTTAGAAAGTTGGCTGGCATACAACTCCTTTTCATCCTTGCTTAATTCAAGGCGTGATAGTTTAGCTATTTTTTCTACCTCTGACTTGGTTAACTTCATATATATAATGCGAATTACTACAGATTACAGATACGTACCTGCCTGCCGGT
The sequence above is drawn from the Patescibacteria group bacterium genome and encodes:
- the gatC gene encoding Asp-tRNA(Asn)/Glu-tRNA(Gln) amidotransferase subunit GatC, which encodes MKLTKSEVEKIAKLSRLELSKDEKELYASQLSKVLDYVEKLNEVNTDNVEITAQVTGLENVYREDKIDQCDFQKELVKQAAEWEDDLIKTKSVF